The Montipora capricornis isolate CH-2021 chromosome 1, ASM3666992v2, whole genome shotgun sequence genome contains a region encoding:
- the LOC138056328 gene encoding ATP-dependent DNA helicase RecQ-like, giving the protein MFYSSLQAAISHSIYSNVNLKVKQVICLEAIYHGRDVVAVLPTGYGKSVIFHLLPSLFLDKIKYERGAAAQAVVIVVSPLNALIKDQIRRLQEGNVKAAILNVKKKTNSEDLELDLSDANLSQLRDAKYEVIFTHPEAFITCKQGIELFQTAKYQSNVHAIVIDEAHCILEWGEDFRKDYSQLSMLCATFPQVPVVALTATASKADVKEIKDSLNMKNPLEVIGDPNRANIL; this is encoded by the exons ATGTTTTACAGTAGCCTTCAGGCTGCAATTTCGCATAGTATTTATTCTAACGTTAATCTAAAAGTGAAACAAGTTATCTGCCTCGAGGCAATTTACCATGGCCGTGATGTTGTCGCCGTGTTACCCACTGGATATGGAAAGTCGGTTAtatttcatcttcttccttCGTTATTCCTCGACAAAATCAAATATGAACGTGGAGCAGCAGCTCAAGCCGTAGTAATTGTTGTTTCCCCTCTAAATGCGCTGATCAAAGATCAGATCAGAAGGCTCCAGGAAGGAAATGTTAAAGCAGCGATATTGAACGTGAAGAAGAAGACAAACTCGGAGGATTTGGAATTAGATCTCAGCGACGCCAACCTCTCGCAGCTAAGAGATGCAAAATACGAGGTGATCTTTACACATCCTGAAGCCTTCATAACTTGCAAGCAAGGAATAGAGTTATTCCAAACTGCGAAATATCAAAGTAATGTTCATGCTATTGTAATTGATGAAGCCCATTGTATTTTGGAATG GGGAGAAGATTTCAGGAAAGATTACTCCCAGTTGTCAATGTTGTGTGCCACGTTTCCACAAGTGCCAGTTGTTGCATTAACTGCAACAGCAAGTAAAGCGGATGTCAAGGAAATTAAGGattctttgaatatgaaaaatcCATTGGAAGTGATAGGGGATCCTAACAGAGCAAACATTTTATGA